Part of the Tidjanibacter massiliensis genome is shown below.
ACGCGCCCGAGACCGTAAACACCGCCGGGGATTATCTTATAGGGATTGGTGAAGAGCACGAACCCGGCAGACATTATCACGGCTCCGACCATCACCCCCAGCCACGGGAACCAGAATTTTTTTGAACGCAAATTGCGCATTGCAGCACTGAAATCCATAACTTTATATTAAATTTACCGTGCAGGTTTATTTCCTCCTGTGATGCACGGACCGTTAGTATCGCAGATGTTCCAACCATCTTTTTTTGGGTATGCAAAGATAGTGATAGTTTCCAAGCCCCCAATTTGTTTTATATTAAAAAGGGAAGAAAAAACGCCATGCCTGTCCACCTTTGTTGAAGTATTTTTACTTATATTTGTTTTAAATTTACTCGAATAAGATAACAAACATGTCTTCGCCGAAAATAACAACATGGATTGCCTGTCTCGCTTTCCTGTACGCCGGCATACCTGGCCTCGCCCAAGAGGTACGGCACAGCGGAACCGTCGTAGGCTATGGAAATACAGGAAGTTTGCAGGCAGAGGGGAATTACGATGAACCGCCCCTGTTCGCAGCGGACGGACAGGCCGCACTGGAACAGTGGCTTGCCGAAAATATAACATACCCGACGAACGGCTTCGAGAACGGCCTGCACGGCGAGGTAACGGTACGCTTCACCGTCGAACCCGACGGCAGCCTCGACGGCATCGAAGCAACAGCATACGACGACGCAGCTCTCGCAGCGGAGGCGGTCGCCGCCCTGCACCGGTCGCCCCGCTGGCTGCCGGGGAGAAAGGGAGGCGAACCCGTCGCAGTCACCGTAACGTTGCCGGTCTCGTTCCGCAACGCCATCCGCCCGAAAGAGGCGGTCTTTGCGGCAGCAGGCGACAGCCAACCCGCCGACTTCATGGGCGGCGGCCTGATAGCTTTCCGCTCCTGGGTCATGTCCAATCTGGAGTACCCCACCGCCGCATACGACAACAATATAGAAGGGACGGTAGTCGTCCATTTCGTCATCGACACGGAGGGATGCCTGACCGATACGCATGTCGTCGCATCGCCCCACTCCTCCCTGACACGGGAGGTGCTGCGGGTGCTCCGCATGTCGCCGCAATGGGAGCCGGCCCGACAGGACGGTAAGACGGTCATGTTCCGATACAGCCTCCCGGTCATATTCAGCATGCACGGCACCACGTCCGGTGCTTATACCCGAATCGGGTCACCGACCTGGTGACGGATACCCTGGTCGGCCCGGCCGACCAGGCCCCGGTGCCATAGGCGCCCGAGCCCGCAGTTTGTACACACACACCCCGCAACGGAACGCCCTGTAGAACGGACAGCCGACAGCGGACGATGGCATCCGGTCTCTTCCCTGTATGATGGTTCTTCGCCATTACCGCACCAAACAGCTAAAAATCAACTGTTTTCACAAAACATACAAAGGAGTGTCATCCGACTGCACACCGACCGGCAGCCGCACCTCTTCGCAACATAGCCAATAAGATGCCGGCAAACCATAAGTTCTATTTATAGTATAGGACTTATCTTTGTACCGTTCCGCGACGGGACAGCATCCGACAGCGACATGACAGAGACACTCCTCATCATTCTATTGACAGCAGCCGCCTACCTGCTCGGCTCGGTTTCCAACGCCGTATGGATAGGCAAGACGTTCTACGGAACGGATGTCCGCGAACACGGCAGCCACAATGCCGGTGCCACCAACACCATGCGGATATTGGGCCGCAGAGCGGGTATCGCAGTCTTCGTGCTCGACTTTCTGAAAGGCTTTATAGCCGTCTCACTGGCAGCCCTTCTCCCCTATGCGGCCGGAAGCCCCGCCTTGTTCAACATGAAATTCGTCCTGACCGCCGCCGTGGTACTCGGCCACATTTTTCCCCTTTTCGCCGGTTTCCGAGGCGGCAAAGGGGTAGCCACCCTCGCGGGAGCGGTACTTGCCGTCTACCCGCCCGCCGTCCTGCTGTGTCTGGCCACCTTCGCCGTCGTCTTCATGCTCTGCCGGTACGTCTCCCTGGCCTCGATGACCGCCGGCATCCTGCTGCCCGTCTATACCGTTTTCGTATTCGGCCAACACTATCTTCCCCTTATCCTGTTCTGCTGTGCGGTGTCGGTACTCCTGCTGATAACCCACCGCAAGAACATCGGGCGGCTTCTGGCCGGCACGGAACCGAAAACCTATTTCCACAAACGCCCCGATAGGACGGAGTGACCGGCTCCGCCACGGGAGAGGCCTCCGACGGCTGTTTTTGCAGCTACGTTTTTTTTATTCTAACTTTGTCATTTAACCGAATACGTTTATGATGCAGGAAAACCTTATCAAGATATACCAGCAGAGCTTCCGGGAGAACAGGGAGCTGGCCGCGCTCACCGACTACTTCAAACAGGAGACCTTCTCCTATTTCGAGATGGCCAAGGAGATAGCCAAACTGCACCTGCTCTTCGAGGAATGCGGCATAGAGAAAGGAGACAAGATAGCGCTGATAGGAAGAAACAACACCCGCTGGGTGATAGCCTATCTGGCAACCGTCACCTACGGCGCAGTCATCGTACCCATGCTCCAGGACTTCCCCGCCAACGACGTGAACCACATCATCAAGCACTCCGAATCGAAGCTCCTCTTTCTGGGAGACACCTTCTGGGACATCATCCACGAAGAGGAACTCGACCTGATACAGGCCGTCTTCTCGCTCACCGACAACCACTGTATCTACGAAAAGGAGGGAACCCGGATAACCGATTTCCAGCGGGACATACGCCGGCATTTCAACGCCCGTTACCCGAAGGGATTCAGCGTGGAGGACATCAGCTACCCCGACATCCCCAACGAAGCGCTCTGCCTGCTGAACTACACCTCGGGAACGACCGGTTTCAGCAAGGGGGTGATGCTCTCGGTGAACAACCTGACGGGCAACGTGGTCTTCGTCCGCTCGCACGACATACACGCCCGCGGCAGCCGAGTCCTCTCGTTCCTGCCCCTCGCCCACGCCTACGGCTGCGCCATCGACATGCTCTCGCCGCTGGCGGTCGGTGCCCACGTCACGCTCCTGGGCAAGATGCCGGCCCCCAAAATACTGGTGGAGGCAATGGCGAACGTCCGGCCGAACGTGGTCGTCACCGTACCGCTGCTCATCGAGAAAATCGTCCGCAAGCAGGTATTCCCCAAGATAAGCCGCGGCGTGGCCAAAGTGGCCGTAAAGATTCCGGGCGTCAACAACAAGATATATGCGGGCATCCGGGAGAAACTCATCGAAACGTTCGGAGGCGAACTGAGCCACGTCATCATCGGCGGGGCACCGCTGAACGCCGAGGTGGAAGATTTCCTCACGCGGATAAAGTTTCCCTTCTGCGTCGGCTACGGCATGACCGAGTGCGGCCCGCTCATCAGCTATACGGATTACTGGGAGTTCATTCCGCGCTCGTGCGGCAAGATACTCGCCCCCATCATGGAACTGCGGATAGATTCGCCCGACCCCTTCAATGTTCCGGGCGAAATACTCACCCGCGGAGAGAACGTCATGATGGGTTACTACAAAAACGAAAAGGCCACCGCCGAGGTGCTCGAACCCGACGGCTGGCTCCATACGGGCGATATGGGCACTACGGACGACATCGGCACCATCTTCATCCGCGGCCGCTGCAAATCCATGCTCCTCGGTTCCAACGGACAGAACATTTACCCCGAAGAGATTGAAGCCCGCCTCAACAACATGCGATGCGTGATGGAGAGCCTCATCGTCGACCGCAACGGCAGGCTCGTAGCACTCGTGGTACCCGACTACGAACAGGCCGACAACGAGGGCGTGGACCACGCGAAACTACAGGAAATCATGAATGAGAACCTGAAAGAACTGAACACGCAGGTAGCCGCCTACGAACGGATAGCGGAAATCATGCTCTATCCTACCGAATTCGAAAAGACGGCCAAAAGGAGCATCAAAAGATACCTTTACAGATAGACTGCCACGACGGAGAAGCGTATCCGCCCTTCAGGGAGAAACGGCGTCCGGAACCGCATGTGCAGTTCCGGACGCATATGTTAAGGCATCGCCTTACGACAGGCTTTTTTCAAATCTGAACATCGTAAAAAAGCCACTCCGCTCAAAAGAAAAGACGAATTCCCATGTCCCTTTTCATTCCGACATATGGGGCGGTACGAATTGACGAGACAACCGTCCGGTCCCGAAACATCCGAATTAGACATCGTAGATAACTTTGCGGCGACGCACATGCCTCCCGCAGTTAGTATTATTTTTGTTGTGTTCCATCACAACCCCTAAACGCCCCCGCATGTTACAGGACAACCTGATTAAATTCTTCGAGGAGAGTTTCAAGGAGCACAGCGACGCCCCGGCCATCACCGACTACTTCACCAGCGAGGTATTCACCTATTACACGCTGGCGCAGGAGGTCGCTAAACTGCACATGCTTTTCGACGCATGTGGTCTGAAAGAGGACGACAAAGTGGCCGTCGTGGGACGGAACAACCCGCGGTGGGCAGCGGTCTGCATCGCAACGCTCACCTACGGCAGTACCGTCGTTCCCATCATGCAGGATTTCGATGCGAACGACATCAACCACATCATCGCCCATTCGCACGCCCGTCTGCTCTTTCTCAGCGACATTTTCTGGGACATCGTCGAACCCGACAGCGCCCGCCGGGTAAAGGCCGCGTTCTCGCTCTCGGACTTCCGGTGCCTTTACGAACGCGACGGAGAGAAGCTGACGGCTTTCCAACGCGACATCCTACGCCACTTCAACGCCCGGTACCCGAAAGGGTTCCTGCCGGCCGACATATCGTACGAAGCTCCGGCACTGAAACACGTGGCCGCAATATGCTACACTTCGGGAACGACCGGTTTCAGCAAGGGGGTAATGCTCACGGTGGGTAACCTCACCGCCAACGTCTCCTATACTCTCTCCCGGAAACTGTTCGGACGGGGAGTCCGGACGCTTGGTATGCTGCCGCTGGGCCACATCTACGGTTTCGTACTCGACATGCTCGCCCCCCTCGCGGCAGGCTCCCATATCACGCTGCTCGGCCATATCCCCTCTGCCAAGGTACTCACCAAGGCGCTTCAGGGGGTACATCCACACGTAGTATGCACCGTGCCTCGGATTCTGGAACAGCTCACACGCAAAGAGGTGCTCGAACGCATGCAAACCGGAGCCGTCAGGCTTGCGTCGCTCGTACCGGCCATGAACAGTCTCATCGAGCCGGCCGCACGCAAGATACTCACGCACGCCTTCGGAGGCGAAATACGTCTCGTCATCGTCGGCGGAGCCCCCCTCAACCGCGAAATAGAACACTTCCTGCTGCGCATCCGGTTCCCGTTCACCGTAGGGTACGGCATGACCGAATGCGGTCCCCTGATAAGCCACTCGGCACCGGAAGAGTTCGCAGCGGGCTCCTGCGGACGCATCGTCAGCCGCATGGAGGTACGGATAGCTTCGTCCGACGCAGCGAAGATTCCGGGCGAAATCCTCGTCCGGGGCGACCATGTGATGGCGGGATACTTCCGCGACAAACGCAGTACGGCATGTGCCATCGACCGCGAGGAATGGCTGCATACGGGCGATATGGGGACGCTCGAAGGCGATGTTCTGCGCGTACGGGGACGTCTGGAGAGCCGGATAACGCTGCCGGACGGCAGAGAGGTCTATCCGGAGGAAATCGAATCGAGGCTGAACGTAATGGACGGCATCATGGAGAGCCTCGTAGCCATGCACGAAGGGCGGCTCGTCGCGTTCGTCGTACCCGATTACGAACAGGCCGACCACCTCGGCATCGGCATGAACGGCATCCGGGAGATGATGGATGCCAACCTCGCAGCCCTGAATGCCTCCCTCGGCGACGCACCGCACATAGAAGCAATCATTCTCTACCCCTCCGAATTCGAGAAGACACCCAAGATGTCGATTCGGCGTTATCTGTACGTAAAATAATCCGAACTGCGAATTTTATACAAAGAGCCGCCGGCGCATCTCCACTGCGGGAAATGCGCCGGTGTTTTTTTCCGCCCGTCGGGATACCGCAACCTCCGCCGGCAAACAAAGAAGAGTCCGAAACCCGTCACACACCGCCGCCCGGCCGGCAGGTCAGCACGACCGTCTCCTCCACGGTCACATAATCATCGTCGCCGGCGATGACGGCAAAGACCCTGAGACCGTTCTCGCCCAGCCGCAACTGCACGCCGTCCCACTTCATGACACCATTGCGGGCCACACGGGTGCCGAGCGACACTCCGTTGACACAGAGCTCCGCAACGGGAAGGTTGGTATAGACCGTCACGGTCTGTATCTTATCGCTTCGGCGCCTCTCCCGTACCGAAGCTATGTGAATGAAGGGGTCCTCCCGGTTCCAATTGGCCTTGTAAAGCCAATAGGCATCCTTACGCACCTGCCGGTCGAACGTCACGAGTCCGCAGTCGTTCACCCCCCGGAGACCGCCCGCAGCGGTCCGCACGGAGCCGTGGTCGAACATATCGCCGACGAACACCCCCCAGAAAGCCCTTTCGTCCGCCAGCGCGCCGATATGCACTTCATGCACATAGGCCTGCCAATTCTCCGGGTGCCATCCGCTCGCAGGGTCGGGCCGTACAAGTTTCGGGGCATACTGCCCCGCAATGCCGCCCACCCGGTAACTGACGCCCGA
Proteins encoded:
- a CDS encoding energy transducer TonB; translated protein: MSSPKITTWIACLAFLYAGIPGLAQEVRHSGTVVGYGNTGSLQAEGNYDEPPLFAADGQAALEQWLAENITYPTNGFENGLHGEVTVRFTVEPDGSLDGIEATAYDDAALAAEAVAALHRSPRWLPGRKGGEPVAVTVTLPVSFRNAIRPKEAVFAAAGDSQPADFMGGGLIAFRSWVMSNLEYPTAAYDNNIEGTVVVHFVIDTEGCLTDTHVVASPHSSLTREVLRVLRMSPQWEPARQDGKTVMFRYSLPVIFSMHGTTSGAYTRIGSPTW
- the plsY gene encoding glycerol-3-phosphate 1-O-acyltransferase PlsY yields the protein MTETLLIILLTAAAYLLGSVSNAVWIGKTFYGTDVREHGSHNAGATNTMRILGRRAGIAVFVLDFLKGFIAVSLAALLPYAAGSPALFNMKFVLTAAVVLGHIFPLFAGFRGGKGVATLAGAVLAVYPPAVLLCLATFAVVFMLCRYVSLASMTAGILLPVYTVFVFGQHYLPLILFCCAVSVLLLITHRKNIGRLLAGTEPKTYFHKRPDRTE
- a CDS encoding AMP-binding protein, encoding MMQENLIKIYQQSFRENRELAALTDYFKQETFSYFEMAKEIAKLHLLFEECGIEKGDKIALIGRNNTRWVIAYLATVTYGAVIVPMLQDFPANDVNHIIKHSESKLLFLGDTFWDIIHEEELDLIQAVFSLTDNHCIYEKEGTRITDFQRDIRRHFNARYPKGFSVEDISYPDIPNEALCLLNYTSGTTGFSKGVMLSVNNLTGNVVFVRSHDIHARGSRVLSFLPLAHAYGCAIDMLSPLAVGAHVTLLGKMPAPKILVEAMANVRPNVVVTVPLLIEKIVRKQVFPKISRGVAKVAVKIPGVNNKIYAGIREKLIETFGGELSHVIIGGAPLNAEVEDFLTRIKFPFCVGYGMTECGPLISYTDYWEFIPRSCGKILAPIMELRIDSPDPFNVPGEILTRGENVMMGYYKNEKATAEVLEPDGWLHTGDMGTTDDIGTIFIRGRCKSMLLGSNGQNIYPEEIEARLNNMRCVMESLIVDRNGRLVALVVPDYEQADNEGVDHAKLQEIMNENLKELNTQVAAYERIAEIMLYPTEFEKTAKRSIKRYLYR
- a CDS encoding AMP-binding protein, which gives rise to MLQDNLIKFFEESFKEHSDAPAITDYFTSEVFTYYTLAQEVAKLHMLFDACGLKEDDKVAVVGRNNPRWAAVCIATLTYGSTVVPIMQDFDANDINHIIAHSHARLLFLSDIFWDIVEPDSARRVKAAFSLSDFRCLYERDGEKLTAFQRDILRHFNARYPKGFLPADISYEAPALKHVAAICYTSGTTGFSKGVMLTVGNLTANVSYTLSRKLFGRGVRTLGMLPLGHIYGFVLDMLAPLAAGSHITLLGHIPSAKVLTKALQGVHPHVVCTVPRILEQLTRKEVLERMQTGAVRLASLVPAMNSLIEPAARKILTHAFGGEIRLVIVGGAPLNREIEHFLLRIRFPFTVGYGMTECGPLISHSAPEEFAAGSCGRIVSRMEVRIASSDAAKIPGEILVRGDHVMAGYFRDKRSTACAIDREEWLHTGDMGTLEGDVLRVRGRLESRITLPDGREVYPEEIESRLNVMDGIMESLVAMHEGRLVAFVVPDYEQADHLGIGMNGIREMMDANLAALNASLGDAPHIEAIILYPSEFEKTPKMSIRRYLYVK